Below is a genomic region from Bacteroidota bacterium.
CGACCCCGAACGCTGCGGCATCAAAGGCTCGCCAACAAAAGTTCACAAAGTGGATTCTGTGGTTCTTGGCGGTGGAAACCACATCAGAGTGGAGCCGACAAAAGAAGGGCTCGAGAAGCTCGTAGATCAACTTTTAGCCGATCACATTTTTGGATAAGACAATGAAAAAAAAGAACGAAATTTGGGTTTTTGTTGAAGTCAGGAACGGTAAACCCGCCGATGTGAGCCTCGAACTTCTCTCCAAAGGGAACAAACTTGCCGCTATCACAGATTCAGTGTTAAAGTCAGTTGTAATCGGTGACAATGTAAGACAAATTGCAGAAGATACATTTTTATACGGAGCCTCCGAATCGATTCTCGTGGATGACCCCGCACTGAAATATTTCAGAACACTTCCATACGCTCGAGTATTGAACAATCTTATTTCCGAAAGACGACCAAGAATTGTGCTTTTTGGTGCCACCGTAATCGGAAGGGATATCGCTCCCAGAGTCGCATCCTTCACAAAAAGCGGACTGACGGCTGACTGCACCGACCTGCAAATCTCCGATGTAAAATATCTGAACCAGGAATACAAGGAACTGTTGCTGCAGATCAGACCTGCTTTTGGCGGAAACATCATCGCAACAATTATCACTCCCGACACCGAGACCCAGATGGCAACGGTGAGAGAGGGTGTTATGGAGATGCACAAAGTTGACAACCCACACCCTGTAAAGATTGAGAATGTAAAGTTTGTTCCGACAGAAGAAGATGACCTTGTTGAGGTGTTGGAGCAGCACATTGAAGAGAGCAAAGTGAACCTGAAAGCAGCCCCCATAATCGTTTCAGGCGGTTACGGACTCGGAACCAAAGAAAATTTCAGACTCGTTGAAGAACTTGCCCACACCATCGGGGGTGAAGTGGCGGGAAGCCGCGCCGCTGTGGATGCAGGATTTATCACTTCTGAAAGACAGGTAGGTCAGACCGGTGTTACGGTACGACCCAAACTTTATATCGCAGTAGGTATCTCGGGTGCAATTCAACACCGTGCCGGAATGCAGGAAGCTAAAAAGATAATCGCCATCAACAGCGATCCTGACGCCCCAATATTTGATGTAAGTCATTACGCAATTGTCGGCGACGCCACACAGGTGATCCCGAAATTTATTGAAGTTTACAAGAGCAAGTTGAAATAGGAACAAACATGGCAAATTATTTTACCGACAATGTCGATATTCAGTTTCACTTCAACCAGTTTGGTACCGATGATGTGAAAGAGATTATTCAGATTAGTGAAGAAGATTACAAGGAATCACTCCATTATGACTATGCTCCTGTTTCATTTGAAGATGCGATGGAAAATTACAGGGCGGTGCTGGAAGTGGTGGGAGATCTTGCAGCCAATTTTATTGAAGCCCGCGCGGCAGGTGTTGACGACCAGGGTGCCATTTTCAAAGATGGCAAGGTAACATATGCCGACGGTACAAGAAAAAATCTTGAGCAGCTTGCTCAGGCTGACCTGATGGGTATGATCCTCCCCAGGAAGTACGGCGGATTAAATTTCCCCTTCTTTATTTATCTCGTCTCTGTGGAAATGATCTCCAGGGCTGACGCCTCCCTGATGAATCTTTTTGGATTGCAGGATATCGCAGACACTATCAGGAAGTTTGGAGATGAGGAACTTGCTCAGGAATTTCTTCCAAAGTTCTCGACCGGTGAATATACAGGTGCAATGGCACTTACAGAACCCGATGCCGGCAGTGATCTGCAGGCAGTAAAGCTCTCCGCATATCAAAATGAAAAAGGGGAGTGGTTCCTTCGCGGTGTAAAAAGATTTATCACAAACGGCAACGGTGAAGTGCTGCTCGTTCTTGCAAGAAGCGAAAGCGGTTCCAGGGACGGTCGCGGTCTCAGCCTTTTTGCCTGCTACGGTGATGAAACCGTAAAAGTCAGAAGAATTGAGCACAAACTCGGTATCCACGGCTCACCAACTTGTGAACTTCAGTTCAACGATACCCCGGCAAAACTGGTTGGTACCCGAAGAATGGGACTAATTAAATATGTTTTAGACCTTATGTTTCGTGCCAGAGCAGGAGTTTCTGCGCAGGCTCTCGGCATCTCCCAGGCAGCTTATGAAGAAGCCCTGAAATACGCTAAAGAAAGGGAACAGTTCGGCAAACCGATCATTAATCTCCCTGTGGTCACCAATATTCTTATGGATATGAGGACCACTCTCGAGAGCAACAGGTCTCTTCTCTATTCAACCGCGATTACGGTTGATCTGAAAGAAAAACTTGAAGAAGTGATCGATAAGCTGAAAAAAGAGGGAAAACCATTCGCTGAAGTGAATGCGAGACTTAAATATGTCACCAGAGTTGCAAATCTGCTCACTCCGATGGCAAAGTATATCGTTACTGAATCTGCCAATAAAATCACTTATGATGCACTTCAGATTCATGGCGGAACAGGCTACATGAGAGAATTCAAGATCGAACGACTCGCCCGTGATGCAAGGATTACAAACATCTACGAAGGAACTTCCCAACTACAGATTGTCGCAGCTTCCTCAGGTGTTTATGCCGATGTGCTCGCAGAGTACTTCGATAAAAAGGATGCAAAGGTTTATGATGCCGGACTTACAAGACTGCAGAATTTTCTTAAGGAAATAAGGGCCGTCTTTAACGAATGTGTCAAATATGTTCAGGATAAAAAAGATCCCGTGTTTCAGGAAGTGGCTGCCAAAGACCTTGTGGAACTCTACAGCTACATTTACACAGGCTATCTGCTGCTCGACGAGGCTGAAAAAGAGTCCCGTAAACGGTTTATTGCCAACAGATTTATTATTAACGCACTTTCACACGCCAAGAGAAACGCTGAATCGATAAAGGATGAACTCTTCTCAGACCTTCTTCATTCAGACGAAATCTTAATCTAACCAAGGAGACAGACCATGGATAAACAAAGAAATTACTTCAAGATCTATGATGATGAAGGCATTAAAAGCTACTTCAAAACCAACCTCACTTACGAGGAGATCGAAAAGTTGAAAACCGACTTTGAACAAAATCATCAGGAATTCTACAATAACGACTTTATCAAATTCCTGAAAGACAAAGATGCCTCGACAGAGGAGATTGAAGTTCAGGCTATTTATTATTGAGAGACTTGAGAAACCTGAGAGACTCGAGAAACCAGAGTATCTGAGAGACTTGAGAGACTCGAGAAACCAGAGTATCTGAGAATCATTTAAGTTTATTATCTTTGGCTCTTAAAATTACAAAAATAGATTGCTGTAAAAGCGGTTATCACTCAGTTACTCAAGTCACTCGGATACTCAAGTTTCTCAAGTACTCGAGTCACTCGAGTCTCTCAAATCACTCTTACAAAATTTGAAAGATACATATGAAAGATCACGAAAACATCAATTTTGAATCGAAATGTGTTCATGCAGGCATTGATGAGTATGAGTTTGGGGCGGTAGTTCCGCCGATTTACCAGACATCAACATTTAAGTTTAAATCCGCACAGCATGGTGCCTCGCTTTTTATGGGTGAGGGCAAGGGACACATCTATACAAGAATGAGCAACCCGACAGTTGAAGCGATGGAAGATTCTGTTGCAGCGCTCGAGGGGGGTGCCAAGGCACTCGGATGTGCAAGCGGTATGGCAGCAATAAATACTGTTTTTGCTACCTATCTCTCTGCAGGTACCCATATAGTATGCTCGCAGGCTGTTTACGGACCGACAAATACCCTGCTGAAGACCGTTTTCTCAAGATTTGGCGTTGAAACAACATTTGTTGATACGACCGATATTGCTGCAGTAAAAGCTGCAATGAAAGAAAATACAGTTTTGGTTTATGTGGAAACACCCGGAAATCCCACACTCGCAATCAGCGATTTGGCAGAGATTGTAAAAATTGCACATGAATACGGTGCAAAAGTTTGTGTTGATAATACATTCATGTCGCCTGCACTTCAAAGACCATTCGAATTTGGGGTTGATGTTATTATTCATTCCATGACGAAATTCCTTAACGGACATGCAGATGTGGTTGCGGGAATTGTAGTTGTAAAAGATGCTGCTGATTATACACCACTTAAGAAAGTGTTGAATCAGACGGGTGGCGTTATCGATCCTTTCAATTCATTCCTTGTGCACCGCGGAATTAAGACACTCGCCATCAGAATGGAAAGACACTGCGAAAACGCTCAAAAAGTGGCTGAATTCCTTGAAAAACACGATATGGTTGAGTCTGTTACTTTCCCCGGATTGCGTTCACATCCTCAATACTTTACAGGATTGAAACAGCACAAAGGGCACGGAGGTATGATTACATTCGAACTGAAGGGTGGCTATGATGCCGGTGAAATCATGATGAATTCCGTCAAACTTTGCCAGCTCGCGGTAAGCCTCGGAGGTGTTGAATCACTTATTCAGCATCCCGCAAGTATGACCCACTTCTCGATGGGACCCGATGCCCGCAAAGAAGCCGGAATCACAGAAGGCATGGTAAGATTGTCAGTTGGTATCGAAAACCACAAGGATATCATAAAAGACCTTGAGCGCGCCCTCTACGAAGTAGGCGAAGCATTGAATGTAAAACAGGAAAAGAATCTCTTTAGATAATCTTTTTCTGCTATAAAATCTTATTCACTGATACACATCCTGATTTTTCGGGATGTGTATTTGTGTTTTAGGGGCGATGGGTGCGCAGGGGACGCAGAGGGGTTTTTTTTAATTGAACACGGATGAGACGGATTAAACAGATTATCACGGATGGGGATTTTGAGCCATTGTGCGAAAAGCTATTAGCTATGATCTATGAACTGACCTGAAAGAGCCCTTGTGCGAAAAGTTATTAGCTATTATCTATGAACTGTGAGCTGCCTCGAAGTAATTCATAAACCGACAAAAATAATATCTGATGCTTAAGAGAAAACCCCTGTGGCAACAGGTTTTTCAAACCTCAAACTTCTGACCTCAAACCTCAATATTATAGCGTTCCAAACACCCTGTCGCCGGCATCACCCAAGCCCGGGACGATATATCCTTTTTCATTTAAGCCTTTGTCCAGAGAAGCGGTATAGATAGCTACATCGGGATGATCGTTCAGTAGTCTTTTTACACCTTCGGGAGCCGCAATGATGGAAGCGAGGATAATATTATTTGCTCCGCTGTCTTTCAGGATATTTATTGCTGCGGATACACTTCCGCCGGTTGCGAGCATCGGATCGAGGATGATTACAAGGGAGTGTTCAAGGTTCTTAGGGGTTTTGTAGTAATATTCGATAGGCTCGAGGGTTTCTTCGTTTCTTTTTAAGCCGATGTGTCCCATCTTTGCCTGAGGGAGGAGCTGCAGGAAGGCGTTCGCCATGCTTAGTCCGGCTCGTAAAATAGGTACCAGTACTATCTGGGTGGCTATTTTCTTCCCTTTGGTGGTTTCAAGCGGAGTTTCCACTTCCACTTCCCTCATTTTAATTTTTGGACTGATCGCAATGCAAAGCGAGTAGGCTATGCGGTCGAGGGCGTTACGAAAATCGCGTTGAGGAGTCTCTTTATCACGAAGATAGGTGAGATCTCTCACTACCAGATTATTGCTGACAACAGTAAAATTATCCATTTTTCTTCCGTTCATTTGATCTTTAAGGCTGTTTGATCATCGATTAATACTTTAATAAATTTTATTCCGACAAAAATTACCACCGCGAA
It encodes:
- a CDS encoding acyl-CoA dehydrogenase family protein: MANYFTDNVDIQFHFNQFGTDDVKEIIQISEEDYKESLHYDYAPVSFEDAMENYRAVLEVVGDLAANFIEARAAGVDDQGAIFKDGKVTYADGTRKNLEQLAQADLMGMILPRKYGGLNFPFFIYLVSVEMISRADASLMNLFGLQDIADTIRKFGDEELAQEFLPKFSTGEYTGAMALTEPDAGSDLQAVKLSAYQNEKGEWFLRGVKRFITNGNGEVLLVLARSESGSRDGRGLSLFACYGDETVKVRRIEHKLGIHGSPTCELQFNDTPAKLVGTRRMGLIKYVLDLMFRARAGVSAQALGISQAAYEEALKYAKEREQFGKPIINLPVVTNILMDMRTTLESNRSLLYSTAITVDLKEKLEEVIDKLKKEGKPFAEVNARLKYVTRVANLLTPMAKYIVTESANKITYDALQIHGGTGYMREFKIERLARDARITNIYEGTSQLQIVAASSGVYADVLAEYFDKKDAKVYDAGLTRLQNFLKEIRAVFNECVKYVQDKKDPVFQEVAAKDLVELYSYIYTGYLLLDEAEKESRKRFIANRFIINALSHAKRNAESIKDELFSDLLHSDEILI
- the upp gene encoding uracil phosphoribosyltransferase, whose amino-acid sequence is MDNFTVVSNNLVVRDLTYLRDKETPQRDFRNALDRIAYSLCIAISPKIKMREVEVETPLETTKGKKIATQIVLVPILRAGLSMANAFLQLLPQAKMGHIGLKRNEETLEPIEYYYKTPKNLEHSLVIILDPMLATGGSVSAAINILKDSGANNIILASIIAAPEGVKRLLNDHPDVAIYTASLDKGLNEKGYIVPGLGDAGDRVFGTL
- a CDS encoding electron transfer flavoprotein subunit alpha/FixB family protein yields the protein MKKKNEIWVFVEVRNGKPADVSLELLSKGNKLAAITDSVLKSVVIGDNVRQIAEDTFLYGASESILVDDPALKYFRTLPYARVLNNLISERRPRIVLFGATVIGRDIAPRVASFTKSGLTADCTDLQISDVKYLNQEYKELLLQIRPAFGGNIIATIITPDTETQMATVREGVMEMHKVDNPHPVKIENVKFVPTEEDDLVEVLEQHIEESKVNLKAAPIIVSGGYGLGTKENFRLVEELAHTIGGEVAGSRAAVDAGFITSERQVGQTGVTVRPKLYIAVGISGAIQHRAGMQEAKKIIAINSDPDAPIFDVSHYAIVGDATQVIPKFIEVYKSKLK
- a CDS encoding aminotransferase class I/II-fold pyridoxal phosphate-dependent enzyme; this encodes MKDHENINFESKCVHAGIDEYEFGAVVPPIYQTSTFKFKSAQHGASLFMGEGKGHIYTRMSNPTVEAMEDSVAALEGGAKALGCASGMAAINTVFATYLSAGTHIVCSQAVYGPTNTLLKTVFSRFGVETTFVDTTDIAAVKAAMKENTVLVYVETPGNPTLAISDLAEIVKIAHEYGAKVCVDNTFMSPALQRPFEFGVDVIIHSMTKFLNGHADVVAGIVVVKDAADYTPLKKVLNQTGGVIDPFNSFLVHRGIKTLAIRMERHCENAQKVAEFLEKHDMVESVTFPGLRSHPQYFTGLKQHKGHGGMITFELKGGYDAGEIMMNSVKLCQLAVSLGGVESLIQHPASMTHFSMGPDARKEAGITEGMVRLSVGIENHKDIIKDLERALYEVGEALNVKQEKNLFR